In a genomic window of Caldanaerobius fijiensis DSM 17918:
- a CDS encoding small ribosomal subunit Rsm22 family protein: protein MELPLELLNAIENEAKSISINKLASLVSSISKRYRDERPSSTNKFLNEHEEIIAYIVYRIPATYGAIYTVLNHVKEIYSDFHPKSLLDVGAGPGPAMWAATAIWGDINKITLIERDENMINIGKKLSSKSTHDPIKNANWVKMDLNSLFEITKHDIVIASYSIGELIEEARQKVIKKLWESTNDILIIIEPGTKNGFSRIKKARETLLSLGAYSIAPCPHDKECPITDDNWCHFSSRIQRTSLHRRVKNGQLPYEDEKFSYICVSKSPHNNINSRIIRHPQIRKGHIIIELCTKEGLKQVTITKSDRDRYKKVRNLKWGSTFE from the coding sequence ATGGAATTGCCATTAGAACTTCTTAATGCCATAGAAAACGAAGCAAAATCTATAAGTATTAATAAATTAGCTTCTTTAGTTTCAAGTATTTCTAAACGATACCGCGACGAAAGACCATCTTCTACTAATAAATTTTTAAATGAACATGAAGAAATAATCGCTTATATTGTATACAGAATACCTGCAACATATGGAGCAATATACACCGTATTAAACCATGTAAAAGAAATATACAGTGATTTTCATCCAAAATCGCTTTTAGACGTAGGAGCAGGGCCAGGGCCAGCCATGTGGGCAGCAACTGCAATATGGGGTGATATTAATAAAATAACACTTATTGAAAGAGATGAAAACATGATAAATATCGGCAAAAAGTTATCTTCTAAATCAACTCATGACCCTATTAAAAATGCAAACTGGGTAAAAATGGATTTAAATAGTTTGTTTGAAATTACTAAACATGATATCGTCATTGCATCGTATTCTATTGGTGAACTAATTGAGGAAGCACGACAGAAAGTAATCAAAAAACTATGGGAAAGTACTAATGATATACTAATCATCATAGAACCAGGAACTAAAAACGGCTTTTCTAGAATAAAGAAAGCACGAGAAACTCTGTTATCGCTTGGGGCGTATTCAATCGCACCATGTCCTCACGATAAAGAATGTCCCATAACGGATGACAATTGGTGTCATTTTTCCTCACGCATACAGAGAACAAGCTTGCACAGAAGAGTTAAAAATGGTCAACTCCCCTACGAGGATGAAAAATTTTCATATATATGTGTCTCAAAAAGTCCTCATAACAATATAAATAGCAGAATCATAAGGCACCCGCAGATAAGAAAAGGGCATATAATAATTGAATTATGTACTAAAGAAGGCTTAAAACAAGTCACAATCACAAAAAGCGATCGGGATAGATACAAGAAAGTCCGCAATCTAAAATGGGGTTCTACATTTGAGTAA
- a CDS encoding competence protein CoiA family protein, with protein sequence MLIPYAIDKEYKLYKAEEAKKDKYYFCPSCGEQVILRKGTIRTAHFAHKPDSTCSKETVIHKTAKLLIQEVIQSCEKDKTNFPIILRECKICRNLVKRRLPNQIEKAILEYKLPEGHIVDVALIANNKVVAAVKIKVFHSVNKEKEDNLKIPFIEVDGYDIVENPSVWKPLKDTLPSFVCEQCKISWTKFKEKANKIAQETNIQLPNHYYLYGIHRCWKCGKEILVFAWPGSGGFTHEEPNVKPVPRTIQYRYSNTIKHKYWANTCPYCNSIQGDFFLYCEPEGPFFVCNYEEYCESNYQENMLKIASYAKELKLL encoded by the coding sequence ATGCTTATACCATATGCAATAGATAAAGAATACAAACTATACAAAGCAGAAGAAGCTAAAAAAGATAAATACTATTTTTGTCCTTCATGTGGAGAACAGGTTATATTGCGGAAAGGTACAATAAGAACGGCACATTTTGCCCATAAACCAGATTCAACATGTAGTAAAGAAACGGTTATTCATAAAACCGCTAAGCTGTTGATACAAGAAGTAATACAATCATGTGAGAAAGATAAAACAAATTTCCCAATTATTTTAAGGGAGTGTAAAATATGTAGAAACCTTGTTAAAAGACGTTTGCCAAATCAAATAGAAAAAGCAATATTAGAATACAAATTGCCGGAAGGACATATTGTAGATGTTGCCCTAATAGCTAACAACAAAGTAGTCGCTGCTGTAAAAATAAAGGTATTTCACAGTGTTAACAAAGAAAAAGAAGATAATTTAAAAATACCCTTTATTGAGGTAGACGGTTATGACATAGTTGAAAATCCTTCCGTATGGAAACCTTTAAAAGATACACTTCCTTCCTTTGTATGTGAACAATGTAAAATATCATGGACAAAATTTAAAGAGAAAGCGAATAAAATAGCCCAAGAAACAAATATACAACTACCAAATCATTATTATCTTTATGGAATTCATAGGTGCTGGAAATGTGGCAAAGAAATCCTTGTTTTTGCGTGGCCAGGAAGCGGAGGATTTACTCATGAAGAACCTAATGTAAAACCAGTTCCTCGAACAATACAGTATCGTTATTCCAACACGATTAAACATAAATACTGGGCTAACACTTGTCCTTATTGCAACTCTATTCAGGGAGATTTTTTTCTTTATTGTGAACCAGAAGGTCCTTTTTTTGTGTGTAACTATGAAGAATATTGTGAATCCAATTACCAAGAAAACATGTTAAAAATAGCAAGCTACGCAAAAGAATTAAAATTATTATAA